Proteins from a genomic interval of Thamnophis elegans isolate rThaEle1 chromosome 2, rThaEle1.pri, whole genome shotgun sequence:
- the LOC116504256 gene encoding vesicle-trafficking protein SEC22b-B-like, translated as MVLLTMISRVQDGLLLAASMQETEQSNRNFQEYHNQAKQLFRKLGDHSPNRCSLQAGTMTFHYLISQGICYLTLCEANYSKKLAFSFLEELQTEFWELYGKKISSVSRPYAFIEFDIYIQKLKKSYLDTWSKRHLSSINTELQDVQKIMVTNIEEVLQRGETLSALDSKASNLSTLSKKYRHDAKLLNSRSAYAKAAATGLIFMVLLLYVRFWWLV; from the exons ATGGTTCTGCTCACGATGATCAGCCGGGTTCAAGACGGGCTGCTTTTGGCTGCCTCCATGCAAGAAACGGAGCAG TCAAATAGGAACTTCCAAGAATACCACAATCAAGCCAAGCAGCTTTTCCGAAAACTTGGGGATCATTCGCCAAATCGGTGTTCTCTGCAGGCTGGAACGATGACTTTTCA TTACCTGATCAGCCAGGGGATTTGTTACCTGACACTCTGTGAAGCTAACTATTCAAAGAAGTTGGCCTTCTCCTTTCTGGAGGAGCTGCAAACGGAGTTCTGGGAACTTTACGGGAAGAAAATCTCATCGGTATCGCGGCCTTACGCCTTCATTGAGTTTG ACATTTACATCCAGAAGCTGAAGAAATCTTACCTAGACACTTGGTCAAAACGCCATCTAAGCAGCATCAATACGGAGCTCCAGGACGTTCAGAAGATCATGGTGACCAACATTGAAGAAGTCCTCCAAAGAGGGGAGACCTTATCAG ctctggactCCAAAGCCAGCAACCTGTCCACCCTCTCCAAGAAATACCGCCATGATGCCAAGCTCCTCAACAGCCGCTCCGCTTACGCCAAAGCTGCCGCCACCGGCCTCATCTTCATGGTCCTCCTGCTCTACGTCCGCTTCTGGTGGCTGGTGTGA